GATGGCGGGCATCTCCCGGGCGGTGGTGCTCTCACCGGACGAGAAGATCCGGCTGGAGCTGGAGCCCAACTCGTCGTCCGTCGTGGTGGAGATGGACGGGTTGGTGTTCCGGGACGCGGCGACCGAGGGTGCCGTGGACATCAGCTACCGCCGCAACGCCGGCCTGGTGGTCCGCTTCGACCCGTTGCGCTATCAGGAACGCAACCAGTTGAAGATGACCCTGCTCGACCTGCCGTTCCTGCCCGAGCAGCTCAGCGAGCTCCTCCCCGATGAGCTGCGGCGGCGCCAGCGGGAGCTGCCGCCACCCTGCTGACCGACCCCAGCCCAGGACCGGCCCCGGGCCGCTCCCCCGCCTGCCCGCAGTTGACCATGAAGTTATTGCCGCCCGACGCGGCGTGTCGTGGCAACAACCTCATGATCAACGCGGAGGGGGCACCAGGGACCGGGCCGGCCGGGGGGTGTGATCAGGTTTGGCTGAGGACTTCGTCGACCAGGGCCTTGGCTTCCTGTTGGATGCGGGACAGGTGCTCGGGGCCCTGGAAGGACTCGGCGTAGATCTTGTAGACGTCCTCGGTGCCGGAGGGCCGGGCGGCGAACCAGCCGGACTTCGTACTGACCTTGAGGCCGCCGATCGCGGCGCCGTTGCCGGGTGCGTTGGTCAACGTCGCGGTGATCCGCTCGCCGGCCAGCTCGGTGGCGGTGACCTGCTCGGGGGTGAGCTTGCCGAGCACGGCCTTCTGCTCCCGGGTGGCCGGGGCGTCGATCCGGGCGTACGCGGGCGCGCCGAACCGCTCGGCCAGCTCTGCCCAGTGCTCGCTCGGGCTGCGCCCGGTGCTGGCCAGGATCTCGGCGGCGAGCAGGCAGAGCAGGAGGCCGTCCTTGTCGGTGGTCCAGGTGGAGCCGTCGCGGCGTAGGAACGACGCGCCGGCGCTCTCCTCGCCGCCGAAGCCGACCGCACCGTCCAGCAGCCCGGGCACGAACCATTTGAAGCCGACCGGCACCTCCAGCAGCGGCCGGCCCAGGTCGGCGGCGACACGGTCGATCATCGACGAGGAGACCAGGGTCTTGCCCACCGCGGCGGCCGGGCCCCAGTCGCCGCGGGTGCGGAACAGGTGGTTGATCGCCACCGCCAGGTAGTGGTTGGGGTTCATCAGGCCGGCGTCCGGGGTGACGATGCCGTGCCGGTCGGCGTCGGCGTCGTTGCCGGTGGAGATCTGGTAGTCGGCGCGGGCGGCGATCAGCGACGCCATAGCGTTCGGCGATGAGCAGTCCATCCGGATCTTGCCGTCGCCGTCCAGCGTCATGAACCGCCAGGTCGGGTCGACCGTCGGGTTGATCACGGTCAGGTCCAGTCGGTGCCGCTCGGCGATCTCGCCCCAGTACGCCACGCTCGCCCCGCCGAGCGGATCCGCGCCGATGCGTACCCCGGCGTCGCGGATGGCGTCGATGTCGATCGCCGTGGGCAGGTCGTCGACGTAGCTGGCGAGGAAGTCGTACTCCCCGGTGGTGTCGGCGGCCCGGGCCCGCGCGTAGGTGATCCGGCGGACCTCCTTGAGCCCGGCGGCGAGGATCGCGTTGGCCCGGTCCTGGATCCAGCGGGTGACGTCGGTGTCGGCCGGCCCGCCGTTTGTGGGGTTGTACTTGAAGCCACCGTCGTCGGGCGGGTTGTGCGAGGGGGTGATGACGATGCCGTCGGCGAGCCCGCTGGTGCGCCCCCGGTTGTGGGTGAGGATCGCGTGCGACAGCGCCGGGGTGGGTGTGTAGCCGTCGCGGCTGTCCACCAGCACGGTGACCCCGTTGGCGGCGAGCACCTCCAGGGCGTCCACGGCGGCCGGCGCGGAGAGCGCGTGGGTGTCCCGGGCGAGGAAGAGTGGGCCGTCCAGGCCCTGCTCCCGCCGGTAGTCGCAGAGAGCCTGGGTGACCGCCAGGATGTGGTCGGAGTTGAAGGCGTTGCGCAGGCTGGAGCCCCGGTGGCCGGAGGTGCCGAAGGAGACCTGCTGCGCCGGGTCCGCTGGGTCCGGATGCTCGGCGTAGTAGGCGGTCACCAGGCGCGGCACGTCGACCAGGTCGGCGGGCTGGGCCGGCTGGCCGGCACGGGGATGGGTCACGGGGGTCTACCTCCTCGGTGCTGGGATCAACGACGGGCGGGCCCGGGTCACAGCTCGACTCTCTGGCCCTTGCCGATCACCACGATGCCGTTGTCCGAGACGGTGTAACGCTGCCGGTCCTTCTCCAGGTCGACGCCGATCTCGGCGCCCTCCGGGACGAACACGTTCTTGTCCAGGATGGCCCGCCGGATCACCGCGTGCCGGCCGATCTCCACACCCTCCATCAGCACCGAACCCTCGACGTGCGCCCAGGAGTGCACCCGCACCTTCGGCGAGACGATCGAGTTTTCCACCAGCGAGCCGGAGATCACCACGCCCGGGGAGACCATCGAGCCGACCGCGCGGCCGACCCGCTCCCCCCACTGGTGTACGAACTTCGCCGGCGGCCACGGCGGCTGCTCCGTGTAGATCGGCCAGTCGAAGTTGTACATGTTGAACACCGGGTGCACGTTGATCAGATCCATGTGCGCGTCGTAGAACGAGTCGAGCGTCCCGACGTCCCGCCAGTAGCCCCGGTCCCGGTCGGTGCTGCCCGGCACCTCGTTGTCCCGGAAGTCGTAGACGTTCGCCTCGCCCCGCTCGACGAGCATCGGGATGATGCTGCCGCCCATGTCGTGCTTGCTGGTCTTGTCCTCCGCGTCGCGCTCGACGGCCTCGCAGAGCGCGCGCGTGGTGAAGACGTAGTTGCCCATCGAGGCGTAGATCTCGTCCGGTGCGTCGGGCAGGCCGACCGCGTCGGTGGGCTTCTCCCGGAACGCCCGGATGCGCCGGCCGTCCTCGCCGACCTCGATGACGCCGAACTGGTCGGCCATCGACAGCGGCTGGCGGATGCCGGCGACGGTCACCGCGGCGCCGGAGGCGATGTGGTCCTCCACCATCTGCCGCGGGTCCATCCGGTAGATGTGGTCGGCGCCGAAGACGATCACGTAGTCGGGCTGCTCGTCGTTGATCAGGTTGAAGCTCTGGTAGATGGCGTCGGCGGAGCCGGCGAACCACCAGGGGCCGCGACGCTGCTGCGCCGGAACGGGCGTGACGTAGTTGCCGAGCAGCGTGGACATCCGCCAGGTCTTGGTGATGTGCCGGTCGAGGGAGTGGGACTTGTACTGGGTCAGCACGACGATCTTGAGATAGCCGGCGTTGGCCAGGTTGGAGAGGACGAAGTCGACCATGCGGTACATCCCGCCGAACGGGACGGCCGGCTTGGCCCGGTCCGTGGTGAGTGGCATCAGGCGCTTGCCCTCCCCACCCGCCAGGACGATCGCGAGCACCTTGGCAGCCATGCCACGACGCTATCCACCCTCGCCGCACTTCACCACTCGTACGGGGAGTCTTCTGCACTAGGGTGCGGGGTCATGACGGAACCCACCCCGCTGCGCGTCGACCTGCTGACCCGGGAGTACCCGCCGGAGGTCTACGGCGGCGCCGGAGTGCACGTCGAGTACCTGGCCCGGGAGTTGCGCGGCCTGGCCGACGTACGGGTGCACTGCTTCGGTCTGCCGCGTACCGAGCCGGGGGTCACCGCGTACACCGAACCGCCCGGCCTGACCGGCGCGAACGCCGCGCTGCGCACGATGGGCGTCGATCTGGAGATGGCCGCCGGCGCGGCCGGCAGTGACGTGGTGCACAGCCACACCTGGTACGCGAACCTGGCCGGGCACACCGCGAAGCTGCTGCACGGGGTGCCGCACGTGGTGACCGCGCACAGCCTGGAACCGCTGCGGCCGTGGAAGGCCGAGCAGCTCGGTGGCGGCTACGCGCTCTCCTCCTGGATCGAGCGCACCGCGATGGAGGCCGCCGACGCCGTGATCGCGGTCAGCGGGGGGATGCGTAACGACGTGCTCACCGCGTACCCGCAGATCGACCCGTCCCGGGTCCGGGTGGTCTACAACGGCATCGACACCATTCAGTACGCCCCGGATCAGGGCACCGACGTGCTGGACCGGCTCGGCATCGACCCGGCCCGACCCAGCGTGGTCTACGTAGGCAGGATCACCCGGCAGAAGGGGCTGCCCTACCTGCTGCGGGCCGCCCGGGAGTTGCCGGCGGACACCCAGCTCGTGCTGCTCGCCGGAGCGCCGGACACCGCCGAGATCGCCGCCGAGGTCCAGGAGCTGGTCGCCGAGCTGCGGGCCAACCGCTCCGGCGTGGTGTGGGTGGCCGAGATGCTGCCCAAGCCCGAGGTGATCCAGGTGCTCACCCACGCCACCGTCTTCGCCTGCCCGTCGGTGTACGAGCCGATGGGCATCGTCAATCTGGAGGCGATGGCCTGCGAGACGGCTGTGGTGGCGACCGCGACCGGCGGCATCCCCGAGGTCGTCGCCGACGACGAGACGGGTCTGCTGGTGCCGATCGAGCAGGCCACCGACGGTTCCGGGACCCCGCTGGACCCGGACCGCTTCGTGGCCGACCTGGCGGCCGCGATCAACACCTTGCTGAGCGACCCGGCGCGTACCGAGCGGTTCGGCCTTGCCGGCCGGCAGCGCGCGGTGCAGCACTTCTCCTGGGATGCCATCGCCCGGCAGACCCTGGATGTCTACCGCTCCGTAGGCGCGGCCTGAGGGGGCGAGCCCTGATCACCGCCGGCCTCAGATCGCCGTCCCCGGCGGCGACTTGAGCAACGACGCCGCCTCGGCGGAATGACCACCACGGCCGTTGCGTAGCGCGCTGGCTGCGATGCGGATCAGGTCGATGTTGACCCCGGCGGCACCACTGGGATCGTGCACCTTCAGCTTCACGTCGAGGCTCACCGCGGTCTCGCCCCAACCCTGCGCCTCAAGGTTGAGGTGAGCCACCTTCTGCGACGCGAGATGCGGCAGGTATCCGAGCGGGGCCACCTCGACCGTGTCAGCCGCCGACAGGGCGTTGAGCTTGGACTGCTTCTTGGTATTGGGGTTCTCGACCAGGTTGCGGAAGTCTTCGGTGCCGCCCAGATTGACCTGGTAGGAACTGACCAGGGTGAGGCCCCGGTCCGCGAGTAGCCGCAGCAGCGCGTCGTGCAGCACCGAGGTGCCGAACTGGCTCGCGAGGTCGTCGCCGAGCAACGGAAGATTGGCCGCTTCGAAGCTGTCCAGCAGCTGCGGATCGCGGGCTACCGGGTCGGAGGTGGTGTTGATGAAGGCGACACCCGCTGTGCGAGCTGCCTCGGCATACGCCTGGGCGGTCGTTGGCCGGCCACTCGGTGCCGAGTAGAGCAGCACCTCCGCCCCCGCCAGCGCCGCCACCACCCGCGCCACCTCGGTCGCGTCGACAAGGCCCTTCGTGACGGGCACACCTGCTCCGGGCAGGTCGCAGTTCAGCCGGGGAAAGTTGTTGGGCGCCAGGAAGATCGCCTCGGTAAGGTCCCGACCGATCTTCTCCTCGGATGTGGCGAATGCCGCCACGACGTCGATGTCGCCCACCCCGAGCCCGTCGATCATCGGCCTGCGGATTCCGACCAGGCTGCCGCTCTGGCGGTACAGAGCAAGCCCCTGCACAAGTGCCGACGTGTTGTTACCGACACCAACGACCGCGACTTTCACCCGTTCGACCATGGCGGCAGGCTACGTCACAGTCGGCTCGGTGATCCGCTTCGACCGGACCGCACGACGAGGCCGGAAAGTGTCGTACAGGTGTTCTAGTCTCCAATCGTGATCGATGCGTTGGAGCAGGCTGAGGCCGCAGTGGTGGCCTGCTTCGACATGCCCGTCTGGGCTGCCAGCGAGCGCGATCTTGTGGCGGCGCTGGAGGCGACGCATCGCCTGGAGCAGCGCGTGGCGGCAGTCAAGGTGACCCTCGTACGCGAGCTGGACGGCCGCGGCACCGCGACCGCGCAGGGCGCGTCCTCCACAGCCGTGTGGCTACGGGACCGGCTACGCCTCGGCGTCGGCGCCGCCCGCCGCCTGGTCGAGCTGGCCGCGAGCCTCGACGCCGCCCCGCCCCGGCGTGCGGGACGCGCTGGCCGGCGGAGCGGTCGACGTGGAGCAGGTCCGGGTCATCGCCGATACGGTCGAGATCGTCCACGCCACCGCCGGCACGGAGGCCGCCGACAAGGCTGTCGGCGTCCTCGTCGAATGGGCGGCGCAGTTCGACGCCGCCCTGCTCCGCAAGCTCGGCACCCGGATCCTCGACCACGTCGCCCCAGACCTCGCCGACGCCGCCGCCGAGGCGGCGCTGCGGGCGCAGGAGTCGCGCGCCGTCCGGGACCGACACCTCACCATCAACGAGCAGACCGACGGCCGACTACGCCTCAGCGGCATCCTCGACACCGAAACCGCCGCCGCGCTGCGTGCCGCCATCGACCCGCTCACCTCGCCCACTGGCCTCGACGACGCCCGCACCCCCGGGCAACGCCGCCACGACGCTCTGGCCGACGTGTGCCGGCTCGCCCTTCGTACCGGTGAGCTACCCGGGAACGGTGGCGACCTCGCCCAGGTCGTCGTCACCACCAGCTACGACGAGTTGACCCGCCAGTTGGGCACCGGCGTTCTCGACATCGGCCCGCACCTCACGCCCGAGGCCGTGCGCCGCTTGGCCTGCGACGCGAGCATCCTGCCCGCCGCGCTCGGCAGCACCGGCCAGGTCCTCGACGTGGGTAGGCAACGCCGCCTCATCAGCGGTCCGCTGCGACGCGCCCTGGTGCTGCGCGACCGGGGCTGCGCGTTTCCCGGCTGCGACCGCCCACCGCGCTGGTGCGAGGGCCACCACATCCGGCACTGGGCCGACAGCGGCGACACCAGCCTCGACAACGCGGTGCTGCTCTGCGGCCACCACCACCGACACCTGCACCACGGCGACTGGGCCGTCCGGCTCGGCGGCGACGGCCACCCCGAATTCGTGCCACCCGCCTGGCTCGACCCCGACCAACTCCCCCGCCGCAACCACTACCACCGACGCAGATAGCCAACGACGGGTTGCCCGCTGCCCGGCCGGTCGGTGTCCGCCGGTCCGTGACCGCTGTCCGCTGTCCGCTGTCCGCCGCTGGAGTGTGTGTGGTGTCGACCTGCCACCTTTGTGGGCGCTCGGCTCCGGTCCCTGCCGGGCTGCCCAAACGCGGCGCAGACAATGCGGGGCAGCCTGACACGTGGGACGGAGGTGCGTCACGTGGCGTGGAGGGTGGCAGCGAGCTGGGCCAGGCCGGACGGCGCGTCGGCGGACCGCCACACGACCGCGACCAGTTTCCGTACCGCAGGCCGGTCGTGCACCTCACTGCGGGCGGTGCGTTCCGCGTCGAGGACCGTCTGGCCCGCGCGGCGCATGTCGCCGGCCAGGGCATACGCGCGGGCCACATCAAGGAGGTACGCGGCCCGGTGCTCGGGCGGCAGCCACCGCCACTCGTCGCCGGCCACCAGCCGCTCATGCCGGGCCGTCGCCGTGGTGACGTCGCCGAGGGCCGCGTCGGCAACCACCCAGGCCGCCTCAACCGCCGCCCGGCCGAAACCCCCGACACCAATGACCGCACCGCCCGAGACCGCACCCCCACAGCCCGCACCCCTACAGCCCGCACCGCCAGGGCCTGCACCGCCAGAGCCAGGGTCAGCGGCAACGGCAGCGACAGCCGCACGGGCAGCGGTGCCGTCCGCGCCGAGGTCTCGC
Above is a window of Micromonospora coriariae DNA encoding:
- the pgm gene encoding phosphoglucomutase (alpha-D-glucose-1,6-bisphosphate-dependent) — translated: MTHPRAGQPAQPADLVDVPRLVTAYYAEHPDPADPAQQVSFGTSGHRGSSLRNAFNSDHILAVTQALCDYRREQGLDGPLFLARDTHALSAPAAVDALEVLAANGVTVLVDSRDGYTPTPALSHAILTHNRGRTSGLADGIVITPSHNPPDDGGFKYNPTNGGPADTDVTRWIQDRANAILAAGLKEVRRITYARARAADTTGEYDFLASYVDDLPTAIDIDAIRDAGVRIGADPLGGASVAYWGEIAERHRLDLTVINPTVDPTWRFMTLDGDGKIRMDCSSPNAMASLIAARADYQISTGNDADADRHGIVTPDAGLMNPNHYLAVAINHLFRTRGDWGPAAAVGKTLVSSSMIDRVAADLGRPLLEVPVGFKWFVPGLLDGAVGFGGEESAGASFLRRDGSTWTTDKDGLLLCLLAAEILASTGRSPSEHWAELAERFGAPAYARIDAPATREQKAVLGKLTPEQVTATELAGERITATLTNAPGNGAAIGGLKVSTKSGWFAARPSGTEDVYKIYAESFQGPEHLSRIQQEAKALVDEVLSQT
- a CDS encoding inositol-3-phosphate synthase, whose protein sequence is MVERVKVAVVGVGNNTSALVQGLALYRQSGSLVGIRRPMIDGLGVGDIDVVAAFATSEEKIGRDLTEAIFLAPNNFPRLNCDLPGAGVPVTKGLVDATEVARVVAALAGAEVLLYSAPSGRPTTAQAYAEAARTAGVAFINTTSDPVARDPQLLDSFEAANLPLLGDDLASQFGTSVLHDALLRLLADRGLTLVSSYQVNLGGTEDFRNLVENPNTKKQSKLNALSAADTVEVAPLGYLPHLASQKVAHLNLEAQGWGETAVSLDVKLKVHDPSGAAGVNIDLIRIAASALRNGRGGHSAEAASLLKSPPGTAI
- the glgA gene encoding glycogen synthase codes for the protein MTEPTPLRVDLLTREYPPEVYGGAGVHVEYLARELRGLADVRVHCFGLPRTEPGVTAYTEPPGLTGANAALRTMGVDLEMAAGAAGSDVVHSHTWYANLAGHTAKLLHGVPHVVTAHSLEPLRPWKAEQLGGGYALSSWIERTAMEAADAVIAVSGGMRNDVLTAYPQIDPSRVRVVYNGIDTIQYAPDQGTDVLDRLGIDPARPSVVYVGRITRQKGLPYLLRAARELPADTQLVLLAGAPDTAEIAAEVQELVAELRANRSGVVWVAEMLPKPEVIQVLTHATVFACPSVYEPMGIVNLEAMACETAVVATATGGIPEVVADDETGLLVPIEQATDGSGTPLDPDRFVADLAAAINTLLSDPARTERFGLAGRQRAVQHFSWDAIARQTLDVYRSVGAA
- the glgC gene encoding glucose-1-phosphate adenylyltransferase, whose product is MAAKVLAIVLAGGEGKRLMPLTTDRAKPAVPFGGMYRMVDFVLSNLANAGYLKIVVLTQYKSHSLDRHITKTWRMSTLLGNYVTPVPAQQRRGPWWFAGSADAIYQSFNLINDEQPDYVIVFGADHIYRMDPRQMVEDHIASGAAVTVAGIRQPLSMADQFGVIEVGEDGRRIRAFREKPTDAVGLPDAPDEIYASMGNYVFTTRALCEAVERDAEDKTSKHDMGGSIIPMLVERGEANVYDFRDNEVPGSTDRDRGYWRDVGTLDSFYDAHMDLINVHPVFNMYNFDWPIYTEQPPWPPAKFVHQWGERVGRAVGSMVSPGVVISGSLVENSIVSPKVRVHSWAHVEGSVLMEGVEIGRHAVIRRAILDKNVFVPEGAEIGVDLEKDRQRYTVSDNGIVVIGKGQRVEL